A part of Caldicellulosiruptor owensensis OL genomic DNA contains:
- a CDS encoding glycoside hydrolase family 43 protein, whose product MEIETYKNPIIHADYSDPDVIRVGNNYFLVASSFNCVPGLPILHSKDLVHWRLVNYAVKKLPSPEYDTPQIGKGIWAPAIRYHNGRFYIYFSMPDDGIFCCYTDDPFGKWSDIVLVKRAKGWIDPCPFWDDDGKAYLVNAFAKSRVGFNSKLCISRLSEDGLSVLDEGRIVFDGSVTQPTIEGPKLYKRNGYYYIFAPAGGVKNGWQTVLRSKDIYGPYEEKIVMHQGNTSINGPHQGAWVETEKGEHWFVHFQQKGPYGRIVHLQPMTWFEDDWCIIGVDQNQDGIGEPVLEYRKPSTEEGSCHFYIECSDHFDKEELSLAWQWHANPKDEWYSIDTQRSVLKLFAVCAKNLQQKRSMFYMPNLLLQKIPAEEFEVVTKMKVNFNTKGSFSGLIVSGYTYSAIGIEKREDGNYLIQILGEVSGNKVYEKITASEKINQNEIYLKLRMRKCANSKFLYSFGGTEFFKFGIEFVPKEDIWTGSKVGLFCVNRDVEGKVFEKDFAEFDYFIFDDSGVKSLFSL is encoded by the coding sequence ATGGAAATAGAGACATATAAAAATCCAATAATTCATGCAGATTATTCGGATCCGGATGTAATAAGGGTAGGGAATAATTATTTTTTAGTTGCCTCAAGTTTTAACTGTGTTCCAGGGCTTCCTATTTTACACTCAAAAGATCTTGTTCATTGGAGACTTGTAAATTATGCAGTGAAAAAACTTCCCTCTCCTGAATATGACACACCTCAGATTGGAAAGGGTATATGGGCACCAGCAATAAGATATCACAATGGCAGGTTTTACATATATTTTAGTATGCCAGATGATGGAATATTCTGTTGCTATACGGATGATCCATTTGGAAAGTGGTCAGATATAGTGCTGGTAAAAAGAGCAAAAGGATGGATAGATCCATGTCCTTTCTGGGATGATGATGGCAAAGCGTATCTTGTTAATGCATTTGCGAAAAGCAGAGTGGGATTTAACAGTAAGCTCTGTATATCGAGGTTGTCAGAAGATGGACTAAGTGTTTTGGATGAAGGCAGGATAGTATTTGACGGGTCAGTTACTCAGCCGACAATAGAAGGTCCAAAACTTTACAAGAGAAACGGTTACTATTACATATTTGCGCCGGCAGGTGGTGTAAAAAATGGATGGCAAACTGTTTTAAGGTCTAAAGACATTTATGGACCTTATGAAGAAAAGATAGTGATGCACCAGGGAAATACATCAATAAATGGTCCGCACCAGGGTGCGTGGGTTGAGACTGAAAAAGGCGAGCATTGGTTTGTACATTTTCAGCAGAAGGGTCCATACGGGAGAATTGTACATCTTCAACCTATGACTTGGTTTGAGGATGATTGGTGTATAATAGGGGTAGATCAGAATCAAGATGGGATTGGGGAACCAGTTTTAGAGTACAGAAAACCTTCAACTGAGGAAGGAAGTTGCCATTTTTATATAGAATGTTCAGATCATTTTGATAAAGAGGAACTGTCGTTGGCATGGCAGTGGCATGCAAACCCGAAAGATGAATGGTATAGTATTGATACCCAAAGGAGCGTCTTAAAACTTTTTGCTGTTTGCGCTAAGAATTTACAGCAAAAGAGAAGCATGTTTTATATGCCAAATCTACTACTTCAAAAGATACCGGCAGAAGAGTTTGAAGTTGTAACAAAGATGAAAGTGAATTTCAATACGAAAGGAAGTTTTTCAGGACTTATTGTAAGTGGGTACACATATTCGGCGATAGGAATTGAAAAAAGAGAGGATGGTAACTACCTTATACAAATTTTAGGTGAAGTTTCAGGCAATAAGGTTTATGAAAAAATTACTGCAAGCGAGAAAATAAACCAAAATGAAATATATTTGAAGCTTAGAATGAGAAAATGTGCTAATAGTAAGTTTTTATACAGTTTTGGCGGGACAGAATTTTTTAAATTCGGAATTGAATTTGTT
- a CDS encoding extracellular solute-binding protein, with protein MKKCKNVVILLFTTIFLIISLGLFFNFPKVEAANKVTLTYWVPMGAEQALHYKSYNELPAYQILQKKTGIKIVFKHPPLSSSAANDQFNLMIASRQMTDIIEWGWNGYPGGPQKALLDKVIIPLNNYIPKYAPNLNNLLKKNPDIRKMILTVNGDYYCFPSLKELPIDAYYGPQIRKDWLEKLKINPPETVDDWYKMLKAFKTKDPNGNGQADERPFSILRGASNPRAAFDYCSFLVGAWGIKTDFFQVNGKVKFGPLEPQFKSFMSTLAKWWKEGLIDPDVITMDRKVIEANVLQDKIGSWLGLIGGQMGTYLTVKKGTSFDLIGVQYPSLKKGEKVKIGQNEYPFTGRGAAISTNCKNIQAACKVLDWAFSKEGYEVMNFGVKGKSYVIKDGRPIYTDEILNNPKLGPKEALGKYVPILGAYIQSREYSLQISFMLPQQKEASKNWSKVTNEIALPPLSLFFTPEEASKLANIMNAVNTFYDEMFLKMMTGKYSNYDAFVKTLKRMKIDEAIKIYQNAYDRYIKQ; from the coding sequence ATGAAAAAGTGTAAAAATGTAGTTATTTTGTTATTTACAACTATCTTTTTAATAATTTCTTTGGGACTTTTTTTTAATTTTCCCAAAGTAGAGGCTGCAAACAAAGTTACACTTACCTATTGGGTACCTATGGGTGCAGAACAAGCGCTGCATTATAAAAGTTATAATGAACTGCCGGCATATCAAATACTTCAAAAGAAAACAGGTATCAAGATTGTATTTAAACACCCACCTCTGAGCAGTTCAGCAGCAAACGACCAGTTTAATCTTATGATAGCTTCAAGACAGATGACAGATATAATAGAATGGGGCTGGAATGGTTATCCAGGCGGGCCTCAAAAAGCGTTGTTAGATAAGGTAATTATACCTCTTAATAATTATATTCCTAAGTATGCTCCGAATCTTAACAATCTTTTAAAGAAAAATCCTGATATAAGAAAGATGATACTAACAGTTAATGGAGACTATTATTGTTTTCCATCGTTAAAAGAATTACCAATTGATGCTTACTATGGTCCTCAGATTAGAAAAGATTGGCTTGAAAAGTTAAAGATAAATCCTCCAGAGACAGTGGATGACTGGTACAAGATGCTGAAAGCATTTAAAACAAAAGATCCAAATGGGAATGGACAAGCAGATGAAAGACCATTTTCTATTTTAAGAGGCGCTTCAAATCCAAGGGCTGCATTTGATTATTGTAGTTTCTTGGTAGGAGCATGGGGAATTAAAACTGACTTTTTCCAAGTAAATGGCAAGGTTAAATTTGGTCCTTTAGAACCTCAATTTAAGAGTTTTATGAGTACACTTGCAAAGTGGTGGAAAGAAGGCTTGATAGATCCAGATGTCATTACCATGGATCGAAAAGTGATAGAAGCAAACGTTCTTCAAGATAAAATAGGTTCGTGGCTTGGCTTAATTGGTGGACAAATGGGAACTTATTTAACAGTAAAGAAAGGTACATCATTTGACTTGATAGGTGTGCAATATCCATCATTGAAAAAGGGTGAAAAAGTAAAAATTGGGCAAAACGAATATCCATTTACAGGAAGAGGAGCTGCGATTTCAACTAATTGCAAGAATATACAAGCAGCATGCAAAGTTTTGGACTGGGCGTTTAGCAAAGAAGGATATGAAGTAATGAATTTTGGAGTGAAAGGGAAATCTTATGTTATAAAGGATGGAAGACCTATATACACTGACGAGATTTTAAATAATCCTAAATTAGGGCCAAAAGAAGCGTTAGGTAAATATGTACCGATATTAGGTGCTTACATTCAATCAAGAGAATATAGTTTGCAAATTTCATTTATGCTTCCACAGCAAAAAGAAGCATCAAAAAATTGGTCGAAAGTCACAAATGAAATTGCATTGCCACCTTTATCATTATTCTTTACACCGGAGGAGGCAAGCAAATTAGCTAATATTATGAATGCAGTTAATACATTCTACGATGAAATGTTTTTAAAGATGATGACAGGAAAATATTCAAACTATGATGCATTTGTAAAGACATTGAAGAGAATGAAAATAGATGAAGCAATAAAGATCTATCAAAATGCTTATGACAGGTATATAAAGCAATAG
- a CDS encoding bacterial Ig-like domain-containing protein, with protein sequence MKFYKLTKISLSFLLILSLILSQLSFVFAEGTSNILSDWEFRAFGSNTSADKNPLPTFNSDGSITLKATGGKIASTDEGISFYFKTIASDASFEIRAKAAVISFNSNSSISTPNQKSFGIMLREKVGANGDSTTQTSNYILVGALDTVMKAVYKESGQQTKITLINTTPTTGMQYDLSIKKSGNTYVVSCNGTTQTFNLDNMFGDYIYAGLYVARDAEITFSNFEIVEIREVKDLRVDTSSMKTEYIVGEDLDLSGLKVTAIYTDGTEETLSKNDYIVTGFDNTKPGVCPVTIQYGNVSKIININILPLVCTGLEIKYLPIKTEYYIGDKFNPEGLVVIGKYNNGKSLELTSDKYKFSISGIPIDDSYVFNSSGKKTIMIISVENPQISTSFDVNVKDAQIIGLEIKRLPNKVNYFIGEELDLKGLIVYAKYSDNSEVKLMDGEYSYTPIDTTVAGNKEVTISYKGVSTKFMVTVKEKQLIGIEVTTYPKTTYYIGESFDPTGLVVSKVYDNGDKEILSENEYTIDISRFDSSTSGIYDIKIVPVNLSVNPIIFKVTVRERKEYEWKSIRFGQSTSDTKNFVEIKDDGAIRIVALDGGGKVATDHDGITFYYTELDATKDNFVLSADIKVINYAKTPHDGQESFGIMARDAIGTPGDSSVFASNMVAVGGFSGGTKKPNGTQLFMRIGVTSPDGTGSKGIQNIMLKEEKPTIDNTYPAKTYRLTLAKTNSGFIGKLFDGVEEKEAIFYEPDILSVQTPKMYVGFFAARVAEIEVYNIDFRVTASETDPPRVMPPQSPTIPDFSILSLDKTSKQNYNLLVRSNVDGFITIVKGSETIVQDRQVKANEIVNVQTKLNEGTTDFRIVFLPDNTQYLTSYDRIIKNFTVTMKTYAPGGDIYVAPNGTSDGDGTIQNPLDLDTAIDFVREGQKIILLDGVYVRSTKLEIKKYNDGAPNAMKYLVAAPGARPVIDFDKKGGGFVLSGNYWYIKGIDFARSAPNTQGAVIGGSYNVIELCNFYENGDTGLQISRTDLSSSISDWPSYNLIINCTSYNNRDPSENNADGFAAKLTSGVGNVFRGCIAHHNTDDGWDLYTKLGTGAIGPVTIEDCVAYENGYLTDGTVTKGDGNGFKLGGEGIAVGHVVKSSIAFGNRGAGFTSNSNPAVQIYNCVSYNNVGSNIALYSYTGIPLQFKVENFVSYRTVSGPKDSYPESVVSDSNYFWNGTESVNKKGIRLTESNFASLEKPVQYSRDSNGNIIWGNFLKFIAPKISTVEIQPQIIPSTETILQNVEKSEIELQKETKETKAEEITQTVAAEKQKETNFGKVVEQTNKATVIIDLNKISKEIAENTKKEIGFDVTGISLKPVKEISIPMNVVKSAGEKDKIISIKSDDISIKFNSRNILTLKEIASAEDETNSIVFALENKEQKVIDRLKPVSGIYNITVKTGKGKINSGFTVQLAFEVKNASDIRKVGIYYLNETSKKWEYVGGKVDKKSNVVVVEINHLSTYGAFEYDKQFKDVPKDFWAYEPINILASKHIIKGRTEETFEPNLAVTRAEFIAMVARTLGIAEEDYKGEFEDVKKDAWYANIIEAAYKAGIVAGNGKKIRPDEPIKREEMIMVVMRAYSKLTGFEKEHFSLSYSDASQISTWAREAIENAARLGIVTGYNDNTFKPQKNSTRSEAAAILYRILEKAGVF encoded by the coding sequence ATGAAATTTTATAAATTGACAAAAATAAGTTTGAGTTTTTTACTTATTTTAAGCTTAATTTTAAGCCAGCTAAGTTTTGTTTTTGCTGAAGGGACAAGCAATATCTTAAGTGATTGGGAATTTAGAGCATTTGGCAGCAATACAAGTGCTGATAAAAATCCTCTGCCTACATTTAATTCAGATGGTTCAATTACATTGAAAGCTACTGGTGGAAAAATAGCAAGTACGGATGAAGGCATATCTTTTTATTTCAAAACTATTGCTTCAGATGCAAGTTTTGAAATAAGAGCAAAAGCAGCTGTTATAAGTTTTAATAGCAACAGTAGTATCAGTACACCAAACCAAAAATCTTTTGGAATTATGCTCAGAGAAAAGGTTGGAGCAAATGGAGATTCGACAACTCAAACGTCAAATTACATTTTAGTTGGTGCTCTTGACACTGTTATGAAGGCTGTATATAAGGAAAGTGGACAGCAAACCAAAATAACACTAATAAACACAACTCCGACAACTGGTATGCAATATGACCTCAGTATAAAAAAATCAGGCAATACATATGTTGTTTCGTGTAATGGTACAACCCAGACATTTAATCTTGATAACATGTTTGGTGACTACATTTATGCAGGTTTATATGTGGCAAGAGATGCCGAAATAACTTTTAGTAATTTTGAAATTGTAGAAATTAGGGAAGTGAAAGATCTCAGAGTTGATACAAGTTCAATGAAAACTGAGTATATTGTTGGCGAAGATTTGGATTTAAGTGGACTCAAAGTTACAGCAATTTATACAGATGGCACAGAAGAAACTCTGTCAAAGAATGATTATATTGTAACGGGTTTTGATAATACAAAACCAGGAGTATGTCCCGTTACAATTCAATATGGTAACGTTTCAAAAATTATTAACATAAATATTCTTCCTCTAGTATGTACAGGACTTGAAATAAAATATCTGCCAATAAAAACAGAATATTATATTGGCGATAAATTCAATCCTGAAGGACTTGTGGTTATAGGAAAATATAACAATGGCAAATCCTTAGAGTTGACATCGGATAAGTATAAATTTTCGATATCAGGTATTCCAATTGATGATAGCTATGTATTTAACTCTTCTGGTAAGAAGACTATTATGATAATTTCAGTTGAAAATCCACAAATCAGCACAAGTTTCGATGTAAATGTTAAAGATGCTCAAATTATAGGCTTGGAAATAAAACGTCTACCGAATAAAGTAAACTATTTTATTGGGGAAGAATTAGATTTAAAGGGACTTATTGTTTATGCAAAATATAGCGATAATTCAGAGGTAAAATTAATGGATGGGGAATATTCATATACTCCGATTGACACTACTGTTGCTGGTAACAAAGAGGTTACAATTTCATACAAAGGTGTGTCAACAAAATTTATGGTTACCGTAAAAGAAAAACAACTCATTGGAATCGAAGTTACTACGTATCCAAAAACCACTTATTATATAGGTGAATCATTTGATCCAACAGGATTAGTAGTGTCTAAAGTTTATGATAATGGAGATAAAGAAATCTTATCGGAAAACGAATATACCATTGATATTTCAAGATTTGATAGTTCAACGTCGGGAATATATGATATAAAAATTGTCCCTGTTAATTTAAGCGTAAACCCGATAATTTTCAAAGTTACTGTAAGAGAGAGAAAAGAATATGAGTGGAAATCAATTAGATTTGGGCAATCTACCTCAGATACCAAGAACTTTGTTGAAATTAAGGATGATGGAGCAATTAGAATTGTAGCTTTAGATGGTGGTGGAAAGGTAGCAACTGACCATGATGGTATAACATTTTATTACACAGAATTAGATGCAACAAAAGATAATTTTGTTCTCTCAGCAGATATAAAGGTAATAAACTATGCAAAAACACCGCACGATGGTCAAGAATCTTTTGGTATTATGGCAAGGGATGCAATAGGAACGCCGGGTGATTCAAGTGTTTTTGCATCAAACATGGTAGCCGTTGGCGGCTTTAGTGGAGGTACTAAAAAACCTAATGGAACTCAGCTTTTTATGAGAATAGGAGTTACATCACCTGATGGAACAGGTAGTAAAGGTATCCAGAACATAATGTTAAAAGAAGAAAAACCTACTATTGATAACACTTATCCTGCAAAAACTTATAGGCTCACGTTGGCAAAAACTAATAGTGGTTTTATTGGAAAGCTTTTTGATGGGGTAGAAGAGAAAGAAGCTATCTTTTATGAACCAGACATTCTAAGCGTTCAAACCCCAAAGATGTATGTGGGATTTTTTGCAGCACGTGTTGCAGAAATCGAGGTTTACAACATAGATTTTAGAGTAACTGCTTCAGAAACTGATCCACCAAGAGTTATGCCGCCACAAAGTCCAACTATACCAGATTTTAGTATACTATCTTTGGACAAAACCTCAAAACAAAATTATAACTTGCTTGTAAGGAGCAATGTTGATGGATTTATAACTATTGTGAAAGGTTCTGAAACCATCGTTCAGGACAGACAAGTTAAAGCTAACGAAATAGTAAATGTTCAAACAAAACTAAATGAAGGGACTACAGATTTTAGAATTGTATTTCTACCTGATAATACTCAATATTTAACTTCATATGATAGGATTATTAAAAACTTCACAGTTACCATGAAGACCTATGCACCAGGTGGAGATATATATGTGGCACCTAATGGAACAAGTGATGGTGATGGGACTATACAAAATCCTTTGGACTTAGACACTGCTATTGATTTTGTAAGAGAAGGACAAAAAATTATTTTGCTTGACGGGGTATATGTCCGCAGCACTAAGCTGGAAATCAAAAAATATAACGATGGAGCGCCAAACGCTATGAAATACCTTGTTGCTGCTCCTGGGGCAAGACCTGTTATTGATTTTGATAAAAAAGGAGGAGGTTTTGTTCTTAGCGGCAATTACTGGTATATAAAAGGTATCGATTTTGCACGCTCTGCTCCGAACACTCAAGGAGCTGTAATTGGAGGTAGCTATAACGTAATTGAACTGTGCAATTTTTATGAAAATGGAGACACTGGTCTTCAGATAAGCAGGACAGATTTATCTTCAAGTATTTCAGATTGGCCGTCTTATAACTTAATAATAAATTGTACTTCATATAATAATCGCGACCCTTCAGAAAACAATGCGGATGGATTTGCAGCAAAACTTACATCAGGAGTAGGAAATGTTTTTAGAGGTTGCATTGCACATCATAATACCGATGATGGATGGGATTTGTATACTAAATTAGGAACAGGAGCTATAGGACCAGTTACAATAGAAGACTGCGTTGCATACGAAAATGGATATTTAACTGATGGAACAGTTACAAAAGGTGACGGAAATGGATTTAAACTGGGCGGTGAGGGTATCGCAGTTGGACATGTCGTAAAAAGTTCTATTGCTTTTGGTAACAGAGGAGCGGGATTTACTAGCAACAGCAATCCTGCAGTGCAAATTTACAACTGCGTTTCTTATAACAATGTGGGTTCTAACATAGCACTATATTCTTATACAGGAATACCTCTTCAGTTTAAAGTTGAGAATTTTGTTTCATATAGAACAGTTTCAGGACCTAAAGACTCTTACCCGGAAAGCGTTGTGAGTGATAGTAACTATTTTTGGAACGGTACAGAGTCGGTCAATAAAAAGGGGATTAGACTTACAGAATCTAACTTTGCAAGTTTAGAAAAACCAGTTCAATATAGTAGGGATTCAAATGGAAATATTATCTGGGGCAACTTCTTGAAATTTATTGCTCCTAAAATATCTACAGTTGAAATTCAACCACAGATTATTCCATCTACAGAAACTATATTGCAAAATGTAGAGAAATCTGAAATAGAATTACAGAAAGAAACAAAAGAAACAAAAGCAGAAGAAATTACTCAAACTGTAGCTGCAGAAAAACAAAAGGAGACCAATTTCGGAAAAGTTGTTGAACAAACGAACAAAGCCACTGTAATCATTGATCTAAATAAAATATCAAAAGAGATTGCAGAAAATACAAAGAAAGAGATTGGCTTTGACGTCACTGGTATCTCTTTAAAGCCTGTTAAAGAAATTTCAATACCTATGAATGTTGTAAAATCCGCAGGTGAAAAAGATAAGATAATTTCAATAAAATCTGATGATATCAGCATTAAGTTTAATTCAAGAAATATTCTGACATTGAAAGAAATTGCAAGTGCAGAAGACGAAACTAATTCGATAGTGTTTGCATTGGAAAATAAAGAACAAAAAGTAATTGATAGGTTAAAACCTGTTTCGGGTATCTACAATATAACTGTGAAAACAGGCAAAGGAAAAATAAATTCTGGTTTTACTGTTCAATTAGCCTTTGAAGTGAAAAATGCAAGTGATATTCGAAAAGTAGGAATATATTATTTAAATGAAACAAGCAAAAAATGGGAATATGTTGGTGGAAAAGTTGATAAGAAGTCAAATGTTGTTGTAGTAGAAATAAATCATCTTTCCACCTATGGAGCATTTGAATATGATAAACAGTTTAAAGATGTTCCAAAGGATTTTTGGGCTTATGAACCAATAAATATTCTTGCATCAAAGCATATAATCAAGGGCAGAACTGAGGAAACATTTGAACCAAACTTGGCAGTAACAAGGGCTGAGTTCATTGCAATGGTTGCACGAACTTTGGGCATAGCTGAAGAAGACTACAAAGGAGAATTCGAAGATGTAAAGAAAGACGCCTGGTATGCAAATATTATAGAAGCAGCATATAAAGCTGGGATTGTTGCAGGAAATGGCAAAAAAATTAGACCAGATGAACCAATCAAAAGAGAAGAAATGATTATGGTTGTTATGAGAGCATATAGCAAATTAACAGGGTTTGAAAAAGAACATTTTTCATTAAGTTATTCTGATGCAAGCCAGATTAGCACATGGGCAAGGGAAGCTATAGAAAATGCTGCAAGACTGGGTATTGTTACAGGATATAATGATAATACATTTAAACCCCAAAAGAATTCAACAAGGTCGGAGGCAGCAGCAATTCTTTATCGAATCTTAGAAAAAGCAGGAGTTTTTTAA
- a CDS encoding S-layer homology domain-containing protein, with protein MKRVKNFISLFCATAILLLAFPVLSANFTVNISIDSNKYLVINGKAITNASVTVKVLDPFGNIDYLDQTTAGNDGTYEFKYSLAGKSEGVYTVYIYSKDLAAPISKTITYTTTQQSSFSSVSVILPSTSTSTQQQTQQQTQTQQTQQGQTSQQQQTQQVQSTVIKPQIQVVGEVAISKVDEKTLSQIVANVKTNENGEKIIQISVDTKTNVLEYEQVIPLKAVVDKNVVFDISTNIAQVKVPADIVSSSLKVENLSVNIGKISSEDLNDIKQLVGKSIEMALKVEVKADDKVLTNKDVQKPVIVKSKYVPSIGVQTKYLAVMKVAEDGKIEPVASSMYFANNKEIAFRARDSAKYIVVENHKTFADIKDVNWAKEQIEILASRGIINGVDNNNFAPQKPITRADFLLMLVRSLELSAPVKNDSFVDVKKDDYYYDAVAIAKALGIVNGVGDGKFNPKGYITRQDMIVMADRALKVAGYKYQNGSMNINAFKDAMKISNYAKESIQKFVAEGFVHGSNNILKPADNASRAEVAIIIYRLINSYYTQQLK; from the coding sequence TTGAAAAGAGTAAAGAATTTTATATCGTTATTTTGTGCAACTGCAATATTACTTTTAGCTTTTCCGGTACTATCGGCAAATTTTACAGTGAATATAAGTATAGATTCAAATAAATATCTTGTGATTAATGGCAAGGCAATTACAAATGCCAGTGTGACTGTAAAGGTCTTAGATCCGTTTGGAAACATAGATTATTTGGATCAGACAACTGCAGGGAACGATGGAACTTATGAATTTAAATATTCTCTTGCAGGCAAGTCAGAAGGTGTTTATACAGTTTATATATACTCAAAAGATTTAGCAGCGCCTATCTCAAAAACAATAACATATACAACTACCCAACAATCAAGTTTTTCAAGTGTTAGCGTTATTTTACCAAGCACAAGTACTTCAACCCAGCAACAGACCCAACAGCAAACTCAAACTCAACAAACACAGCAGGGGCAAACCAGTCAGCAGCAACAGACTCAACAGGTGCAGTCAACGGTTATTAAACCTCAAATTCAAGTAGTTGGAGAGGTAGCCATCTCTAAAGTGGATGAAAAGACATTATCTCAGATAGTAGCAAATGTAAAGACTAATGAGAATGGAGAGAAAATTATTCAGATTTCTGTTGATACAAAAACCAACGTTTTAGAATACGAACAAGTAATTCCATTAAAAGCTGTTGTGGATAAAAATGTTGTTTTTGATATTTCAACAAATATTGCTCAGGTAAAAGTTCCTGCAGATATAGTTTCAAGTTCATTGAAAGTTGAGAACTTGAGTGTTAACATAGGTAAAATTTCAAGCGAAGATTTAAATGATATCAAGCAATTGGTAGGGAAAAGCATAGAAATGGCTTTAAAAGTTGAGGTCAAAGCTGATGATAAAGTATTAACAAACAAAGATGTACAAAAACCTGTTATTGTAAAAAGTAAATATGTTCCTTCAATTGGGGTTCAAACAAAGTATTTAGCAGTGATGAAAGTAGCTGAAGATGGCAAGATTGAGCCTGTTGCAAGCAGTATGTATTTTGCAAACAATAAAGAAATTGCATTTAGAGCAAGAGATTCAGCTAAGTATATTGTTGTAGAAAACCATAAAACTTTTGCTGACATAAAAGATGTTAACTGGGCAAAAGAACAAATAGAAATATTAGCATCAAGAGGAATAATAAACGGGGTTGATAACAATAACTTTGCACCTCAAAAACCAATAACAAGGGCAGACTTTTTACTGATGCTTGTAAGATCTCTTGAACTCAGTGCACCTGTTAAGAACGATAGTTTTGTAGATGTTAAGAAAGATGATTATTATTATGATGCTGTTGCTATAGCAAAAGCTCTTGGTATTGTAAATGGAGTTGGAGACGGGAAATTCAATCCAAAGGGGTATATTACAAGACAGGATATGATTGTTATGGCTGACAGAGCATTAAAAGTTGCAGGTTACAAGTATCAAAACGGGAGTATGAATATAAATGCTTTTAAAGATGCAATGAAAATCTCAAACTACGCAAAAGAGAGCATACAAAAATTTGTAGCAGAAGGATTTGTCCATGGAAGTAACAATATTTTGAAACCTGCCGATAATGCATCGAGAGCTGAGGTTGCTATTATTATATACAGATTAATAAATAGCTACTATACACAGCAGTTAAAATAA